The following coding sequences are from one Mus pahari chromosome X, PAHARI_EIJ_v1.1, whole genome shotgun sequence window:
- the LOC110314230 gene encoding PWWP domain-containing DNA repair factor 3B-like: MDSAEYVLCAWKGQLWPARVLSRPRTPAQSKRRGAPFLKVQILPVGEKTRVRSTEVRPLTKSEIISIASLAGKESRGRGSPGQTRAYRRALKVALDVLGDGTSLFQGGRAGGRRTSTMVPKVPKEQASSSSSSLGQRLRLQGHNQKDQGLSQRSPGSRGRPGLGPALNVPAVQAGEAQAHTAVGLPRSEMQGDVLRGTRVWPSYSETPLGKTGGNPGKRKPGTPKLRSLSGPASREGTRAKNEQQAASGPPRHISISSKALKQGVRCAGLEIRATGAQRKTALPENKDHPGPGTRKPDSKRASAACMPPVPRLRRSLRIASRKKKTHVLCAQCGLPERQPQVHSKVTNTRFKRRGAGVQKDAKATNVASAQGPSTIEPGMLVWFKFQDLPFWPAVVKSVSKNDKMARVLLIEGNMQFERRGIRVPLRKLKHLDCGEKVSLVRRASRLYAQGINWCFSVXDHYRXGLACGSFLGSFMDYYTTQASYPLRRAVQEGDLHIDFPKVNYADLEDWEEETALGGKGPHKKLLPDRMRAAWDRANQKLVDFIVKRKGADRHLLDIVKGRKPSRWLDDLWKSKREVXCIETYLEDEDQLHLVARHLQEVAKEADEALLSLARGDKVRFTMEVLLPEAIICSIAALDELSYKEAEEKYLRGPPVHYREKELFDKTLLKAARKRSAARIQAARDPPGHTP; the protein is encoded by the coding sequence ATGGACTCTGCAGAGTATGTACTCTGTGCCTGGAAGGGCCAGCTGTGGCCTGCAAGGGTGTTGTCCAGACCCAGGACCCCCGCACAGAGTAAGAGGAGAGGGGCGCCCTTCCTGAAGGTCCAAATACTGCCTGTGGGTGAAAAGACGAGAGTGAGGAGCACCGAGGTGAGGCCCCTAACCAAGTCTGAAATCATAAGCATCGCCTCCTTGGCAGGAAAGGAGTCACGGGGCAGGGGCTCGCCAGGGCAGACCAGGGCATACAGGAGAGCCCTCAAGGTGGCCCTGGATGTTCTGGGCGATGGAACCAGCTTGTTTCAAGGCGGAAGAGCAGGTGGCCGAAGAACCAGCACCATGGTTCCAAAGGTTCCAAAAGAGCAGGCCAGCTCCAGCAGCTCCAGCCTAGGCCAGCGCCTGCGCCTCCAAGGGCACAACCAGAAAGACCAAGGGCTCTCCCAGAGGAGTCCTGGGTCGCGGGGCCGCCCGGGTCTGGGTCCTGCGTTGAATGTGCCTGCGGTGCAAGCGGGGGAAGCCCAGGCCCACACTGCTGTGGGCCTCCCGCGCTCTGAAATGCAAGGAGATGTGTTAAGAGGCACCAGAGTGTGGCCAAGTTACTCGGAGACACCCTTGGGAAAAACTGGCGGTAATCCAgggaagagaaagccaggcaCACCCAAGCTCAGGTCTTTGAGTGGCCCAGCCTCCAGGGAGGGTACCCGGGCTAAAAACGAGCAGCAGGCTGCCTCTGGGCCACCGAGGCACATCTCTATCTCATCCAAAGCTCTCAAACAAGGAGTTCGGTGTGCTGGTCTAGAGATCCGGGCAACTGGAGCCCAAAGGAAGACNGCCCTCCCAGAGAACAAGGACCATCCTGGCCCGGGGACCCGGAAGCCAGACTCAAAGAGGGCATCGGCAGCCTGCATGCCTCCAGTCCCGAGGCTGCGCAGGTCACTCCGCATAGCTAGTCGGAAAAAGAAGACCCATGTGCTGTGTGCACAGTGTGGCCTCCCAGAACGGCAACCCCAAGTGCACTCAAAGGTGACCAACACCAGATTCAAGAGGAGAGGGGCCGGAGTTCAAAAAGATGCCAAAGCCACCAACGTGGCTTCTGCCCAGGGGCCCAGCACCATTGAGCCAGGAATGCTGGTCTGGTTCAAATTTCAGGACCTTCCTTTCTGGCCAGCGGTGGTCAAGAGTGTCAGCAAAAACGACAAGATGGCGAGGGTGCTGTTGATCGAGGGCAACATGCAGTTTGAGCGCAGGGGTATCCGTGTCCCTCTCCGCAAGTTGAAGCACCTGGACTGTGGGGAGAAGGTATCNCTCGTGAGGAGAGCCAGCAGACTGTATGCCCAGGGCATCAACTGGTGCTTCTCAGTGATNGACCACTACAGANAGGGNCTCGCCTGTGGCTCCTTCCTGGGCTCCTTTATGGACTACTACACCACCCAAGCCAGTTACCCGCTAAGGAGAGCCGTCCAGGAGGGCGACCTGCACATCGATTTCCCCAAGGTGAACTATGCNGACTTGGAAGATTGGGAGGAGGAGACCGCCCTGGGTGGGAAGGGNCCCCACAAGAAACTCCTGCCTGATCGCATGAGGGCCGCTTGGGACAGAGCCAACCAGAAGCTTGTGGATTTCATCGTGAAGAGAAAGGGGGCCGACCGCCACCTGCTGGACATCGTGAAGGGCAGAAAACCGTCCAGGTGGCTGGACGATCTTTGGAAATCAAAGAGGGAAGTCNTCTGCATTGAGACCTACCTGGAGGACGAGGACCAGCTGCATCTCGTGGCCAGACATTTGCAAGAAGTGGCCAAGGAAGCAGACGAGGCCCTGCTCTCCCTGGCAAGAGGAGACAAAGTGCGGTTTACCATGGAGGTTCTTCTTCCAGAAGCAATCATCTGCTCCATCGCTGCCCTGGATGAGCTCAGCTacaaggaggcagaagagaagtaCCTGCGTGGCCCACCCGTGCACTACCGTGAGAAAGAGCTATTCGACAAGACCCTCTTAAAGGCNGCCAGGAAGAGGTCAGCAGCCAGGATTCAGGCTGCCAGGGACCCTCCTGGGCACACTCCTTAG